TCTTCTGTTATTTACATCGCCAGCTTTTATATTGATGAGTTACTCTATTATGTGTTTAACACCAAATAATAATATTTCGTAAGCACATTATCAAGCACCTCGTATCTTAAGGGTTAAGTTCTATATCCCACATGGAGTTGAAAGAAGCGAGATAAGCACTATTATTCAGGTACGTGTTTTAGTTGTTTTATCCCATATAATTTCGTTTTACTGTTCTCGTAAACATCCGTTCTTTTTTTAGTTATTACGAGCTCAACAAACTCTGAAGTCCGAGAAAATAATTTGCGAGGACGGTTTATTGGGTCTGTAGCATTTGTTGTATTAGCACTCGTTCCATTGTGGATGCAGTTTGTCCAACATTTTTCTGTGCATCCCTAGCTTTTTATGGTGGTACTGCTCaattttattataataaaatattaatattaatattactataggtGTTTATATATCAATGTAATATGGAGCTATCCAAGGTTTCAAAAAATCGCTACTTGGGGAGTACTCTGTCGGGACTTTTTGGGAATTACTCGGAAACTCGGGgggatgttgactaagtttgactttgaccaattctGACTgagttttgaccaaattttaaccgATTTACGAATAATCCCCAGTTTTGAGCGAATTTTCGAGTAATCCCTAGTTTTGGCTGAGTTTACCAAGTTTGACTTAGTTTGATCGAGTTTGACCAAGTACCCGGAGCTGCAAAAACTGACTACTCGCCAAGTAATTCCAAACTTCTGCAACACTGGAGCTATTGGTTAAATTTGCATATCTGATGGTACATAATTTCTTCTTATCATGGTGTTAAAGTTTCTTTTTATCTAAACCACACAAAAGGCTTTGTGTGTATATTGGGTGACAGTTATATGTGTATCGGTTTTacgaattttttttcaaaaaatacTACCACTTAGGAGCAGTTTTAATGTTTGTGCCACCACTTATCTTCCAGGTGATATGGAATTCCAAGCTTGAATCTGTACCATATTCTAGAGGTGGCAAAATAGGCAGTTTGAGTAATGGGTCAAAATGAGTAAAAACATGTGGTGCTGGTCATTTTGGCTTCTGGAATAGTTtagacaaaaaaataaataaataactttagcaATAAGCACACATAATATGATCACACCTACAAATATTACATATATTTCAATAATACTTTGTTTTTAAAGTAAAGTTTTTTAAAAGGTTTAAGCTTTGATGATATTTCTGGGCAACTTTCAACTGGTTTGACCATTTCTTTGTTTGACCTCTACCCACATCAACCTATTCAAGTAAATGGGTCAAAACTGTCACCTCTACTTCCTCTTTTTGCTGATTGTACCATGTTCATTTGACTCTTTAGCTAATCTATGCAAATATTGTGTTCTACTTTTTTCAGCCATTGTTTCTGAATTTGGCCTTAGAGATGTCCCAAAATCAACTTCATCCTTGACAGTAGATACATGACTGTAGGTATAAAAGGTATGTCCTCTATATCTCTAGCAATACTAAATACCACTTCCTATAAATCTAAGTACACTTCTGATATAATTTGATATGTTCAACCTAATTGATCCATTTTGTTTaagtgtatttttaagttataacacAACTGACCCGTGTTCAATTAATGACAATTTTAGAAGATCCATTATCAAAGTAAGCCTCCTGCATTTCCAAATCCAAACGCAAATTCAGTATCAGTATCATATCACAAAGATGCTAAAACATAAACCTAGAACTAGATTACTTGACTTCATCTGCAATTAAGAAATAAGAGTTTACTTTTCAAttaagaaataatagtaataattttcaaTTAAAAAAATAATTAGTATTACTTTACTTCATCTGCAATTAAGAAATAATAGTTTACTTTTCAATTAAGAAATAATAATGGTATTACTTTTTAATCAAGAATAGTATTACTACTTTACTTCATCTGCATTTCCACCCTAAGATTCTTGGTCTTCTACTTTTTCCTTCATCTTTTGAAATCAAACAGATCCATTTACAACCAACCAAACACTCGTTTGATCAATCTCTAAATTCCAATGGCCGAAATCGTTGTTTCAAGTGCTGTCACTGTGCTGTTTGAAAAGCTACTCTCTGGTGACTTGATGAAGCTGATTCGATCAGAAAGAATCGAATCTCAGCTAGAAAAACTTAAGACAAAGTGGACATATATTGAAGCTGTGCTTGCTGATGCAAGTGAGAAACATATAACACAAGAATCTGTTAAAGTGTGGCTATTAGATCTTCATCGTCTAGCTTATGACATTGAAGATGTACTCGATGATATGGCCACCGAAACCATTCGAAGAAAGTTGAAAGATGAATCACGTGGTAGTACGAGCACCGGTAATGCATTGAAAAAGATCATTCCAACTTTTTGTACTAATTTATCACCTCATAAAATGATGTATGGTCGTAAGATGCGTTCTATGCTTGCTGAAATTACTGAAAAATTGAATGGTCTTTACGAGAATAAAAATATGTTAGGTGTAGATATCAATACGATACTCGCACTTAGAGCAAACAGAAATTTTGAACGACTGGAGGAAACATCACTGTTAGATGAGTCTCCAGTTTTGGGTCGGGAAAAGGATGAAGAGGCAGTGCTCGAGAAGTTGTTGGGAGATGAATCACGTAATCAAAATGTGAGCGTTGTGTCCATAGTTGGCTTAGGTGGAGTTGGGAAAACAACTCTTGCCAGACTTTTGTACAACAATGAAAAAGTGAAGGATTACTTTGAACTAACATCATGGGTTTGTGTTTCAAATGACTTTGATGTGCTCGCTGTTAGCAAGGCGATTTATCAAGCTGTCACCGGAGAGGACAACACACCTGCTAGTTTAAATGGCCTTCAAGAGGTCCTTAAAGAGAAATTGTCAAAGAAAAGATTCCTACTTGTGTTGGATGATGTTTGGAATGAAGACCACCAGAAGTGGAAAGATCTTGAAAAACCACTTAAGGGGGCGCCAGGAAGTAAAATCATAGTTACTACTCGGAAGATGAAGGTTGCATCAGCGATGGACAATGTTAAATGTCACAATCTAGAGATTCTATCGGATGAAGATGCTCTTTCTTTGTTGGCTAAATCTGCCATAAATGAGCATAATTTTGACAACCATCCTTTATTATCACTTGCCCAAGATATAATTAAGAAATGTAAGGGATTGCCCTTGGCATTGATAGCAATTGGGAGGGTTTTGAAAGGAAAAGGAAATGATGAATGGGATAAGTTGTTGAAGAGTGAGGTATGGAGTTCAGATGATGGCGAAGGTGATATTCTTCCAGTTCTGAAGCTGAGCTACTATGATCTTCCTCTACACCTGAAGAAGTTGTTTGCATATTGTTCTTTATTTCCAAAGGACTACTTATTCAATAAGAATAAAATAGTCCTATTATGGATGGCAGAGGGGTTTATATCTGAATCAAAGCGCACTAAGACAATGGAGAGTCTGGGTCGCCAGTATTTTGAAGATCTATTATCAAGGTCGTTTTTTCAACATTCAACTAAAAACGAATCAGAATACATAATGCACGACCTGATGAATGACTTGGCCATAAGTGTTGCGGGTGAGTTTTTCTTTATGTTGGATGATAAGATGAATGTAAATGGTAGGAATGAAGGGTTTGATAAGTTCCGTCACGTTTCATTCTTAGTTCACCGACATAACGAATTTGAAAACTTCAAGGAATTACATAAATCAAAACACTTGCGGACGTTCTTACCGTTACCAGTTGATCGGTGGTCACACTTAAAAGCATCAGACCATGTTGTTGTCAAATTGCTTCCCCGAGTACGGCTCATAAGGGTGCTAAGCTTTAATCAGTGTTCAATAGAAAAAGTACCACAATCCATTGGCGGTCTCAAGCATTTGCGTTACCTTAATTTTTCGGATACAAAAATAGAAGAAGTACCGGAACAAGTAGGCCAGATTTATAATCTACAAACGTTGTTGGTTTGTAAATGCATATACTTGTCTAGGTTGCCAGTCAGTTTTGCTAAGTTGATAAATCTGCGACATCTTGATATGAGTGATACTCCAAATTTAAAAAATACACCCTTAGGGATATGCGGGTTAACGAGTCTACAAACTCTAACAAAGGTTTTTATCGAAGAAGCTAATGGTTTCAAGATATCTGACCTTGAGGGCCTCGTGAACCTTGAAGGTCATCTTTCCATCTATGAATTGGAAAAAGTGGCAGATTCCCAACAAGCAATGATTGCCAACTTAGAAGAAAAGAAGGGTCTTGTTAGTTTGGATATGGAATGGGGTTATGAATTTGACGATACTCGGAATTTTCAAACAGAATATGAAGTGATTGAAGGACTGAGGCCTCCCAGTAAGTTGAATAAACTGAAGATTTTGAACTACGGGGGAATGGAATTTCCTAGTTGGTTTGCAAATCCTTCATTTGATAAGTTAACAGAGCTTAGAATAAAAGGGTGCAAAAATTGTACACATTTTCATGGTATTGCATTTCCATTATTAGAATACTTGGAGGTTTCTGATATGCTAGGATTGGAGAAATGGTCAAATTGTGATGGTGACGAAACTACTCGATCATTTTTTCGTCTCCGTGAAATTCGTATATTAAATTGCCCAAAATTGGCTGAGGTGTCAATTGGAGCAGTTGAAAGATTAAAGATTGAATATTGTGATGAGTTAAAAGAGGTTAATGTTGGAAGTAGTAACACCAAATGTGTGCTTAGAGATGTGTATCTTTATAGATGTAGTTCACTGGAGAGTTACAATTGTCCTAATACTGTTGAGAAATTGGAGATCAGATATTGTGATTCAATGACTTCATTGACCTTGTCACTTCCATCCTCTCTCAAAGTTCTTAAAATCAGGAGATGTGATAATCTAAAGTCGATTTCTGATGAGCTCCCATCCTCTCTGGAAGTTCTTAAAATCAGGAGTTGTAAGAATCTGAAGTCATTTCCTCATGAGTATTTGCAAAGTCTTACCTCTTTGAAAGATATGACGATATTTAATTGTCCAAGCATGGACGATACATTTCCATATGGTTTGTGG
This genomic stretch from Rutidosis leptorrhynchoides isolate AG116_Rl617_1_P2 chromosome 11, CSIRO_AGI_Rlap_v1, whole genome shotgun sequence harbors:
- the LOC139876478 gene encoding putative disease resistance RPP13-like protein 1 — its product is MAEIVVSSAVTVLFEKLLSGDLMKLIRSERIESQLEKLKTKWTYIEAVLADASEKHITQESVKVWLLDLHRLAYDIEDVLDDMATETIRRKLKDESRGSTSTGNALKKIIPTFCTNLSPHKMMYGRKMRSMLAEITEKLNGLYENKNMLGVDINTILALRANRNFERLEETSLLDESPVLGREKDEEAVLEKLLGDESRNQNVSVVSIVGLGGVGKTTLARLLYNNEKVKDYFELTSWVCVSNDFDVLAVSKAIYQAVTGEDNTPASLNGLQEVLKEKLSKKRFLLVLDDVWNEDHQKWKDLEKPLKGAPGSKIIVTTRKMKVASAMDNVKCHNLEILSDEDALSLLAKSAINEHNFDNHPLLSLAQDIIKKCKGLPLALIAIGRVLKGKGNDEWDKLLKSEVWSSDDGEGDILPVLKLSYYDLPLHLKKLFAYCSLFPKDYLFNKNKIVLLWMAEGFISESKRTKTMESLGRQYFEDLLSRSFFQHSTKNESEYIMHDLMNDLAISVAGEFFFMLDDKMNVNGRNEGFDKFRHVSFLVHRHNEFENFKELHKSKHLRTFLPLPVDRWSHLKASDHVVVKLLPRVRLIRVLSFNQCSIEKVPQSIGGLKHLRYLNFSDTKIEEVPEQVGQIYNLQTLLVCKCIYLSRLPVSFAKLINLRHLDMSDTPNLKNTPLGICGLTSLQTLTKVFIEEANGFKISDLEGLVNLEGHLSIYELEKVADSQQAMIANLEEKKGLVSLDMEWGYEFDDTRNFQTEYEVIEGLRPPSKLNKLKILNYGGMEFPSWFANPSFDKLTELRIKGCKNCTHFHGIAFPLLEYLEVSDMLGLEKWSNCDGDETTRSFFRLREIRILNCPKLAEVSIGAVERLKIEYCDELKEVNVGSSNTKCVLRDVYLYRCSSLESYNCPNTVEKLEIRYCDSMTSLTLSLPSSLKVLKIRRCDNLKSISDELPSSLEVLKIRSCKNLKSFPHEYLQSLTSLKDMTIFNCPSMDDTFPYGLWPPNLRRLDIGELKKPMSEWGLQNYPTSLFELWLYGRNSGVTSFAMEGDATNTPTSFLLPPSLTHLWIWNFKDVESISEELLQQHLTHLQSLSIINCPNIRDVPQSTSSLTVFRV